The following are encoded in a window of Saccharothrix longispora genomic DNA:
- a CDS encoding HhH-GPD-type base excision DNA repair protein — protein MSPKLCLAQDPDADELLSTNPSALLFGMLLDQQITLEKAFRGPKDLADRMGGLSVHRVAEADPDEFAAIVARKPAIHRFPGAMAKRLQVLARHLVENYDGQAELIWTRGEPDGAEVLHRLKGLPGFGEQKAKIFLALLGKQFDVTPEGWREAAGAYGEEGSRRSVADVVDSASLREVRDFKKAAKASAKNG, from the coding sequence ATGAGCCCGAAGCTGTGTCTGGCCCAGGACCCGGACGCCGACGAACTGCTGTCCACCAACCCGTCGGCCCTGCTCTTCGGCATGTTGCTGGACCAGCAGATCACCCTGGAGAAGGCGTTCCGGGGGCCGAAGGACCTGGCCGACCGGATGGGTGGCCTCAGCGTGCACCGGGTCGCCGAGGCGGACCCCGACGAGTTCGCCGCCATCGTCGCCCGGAAGCCCGCCATCCACCGGTTCCCCGGCGCCATGGCCAAGCGGCTTCAGGTGCTCGCGCGGCACCTCGTCGAGAACTACGACGGGCAGGCCGAGCTGATCTGGACGCGTGGCGAGCCGGACGGCGCGGAGGTGTTGCACCGGCTCAAGGGGCTGCCGGGGTTCGGCGAGCAGAAGGCGAAGATCTTCCTCGCCCTGCTGGGCAAGCAGTTCGACGTGACGCCCGAGGGGTGGCGGGAGGCTGCCGGGGCCTACGGGGAGGAAGGGTCGCGCCGCAGCGTCGCGGACGTCGTGGACTCGGCGTCGTTGCGGGAGGTCCGGGACTTCAAGAAGGCCGCGAAGGCGTCGGCGAAGAACGGTTAG
- a CDS encoding serine/threonine-protein kinase, protein MQLPGLTDLTPLGQGGFATVYRARQVQLNREVAVKIDNRVLQTERDRRRFLREAHAAARLSGHPHVVGVHDANFTPQGTPYLVMELCSGGSLADLIRRDGPLPADRVRQLGVQLADALAAAHAEGVLHRDIKPGNILLDRYGTAKLADFGLAALLDAEGSSTVTRDSLSPSYAPPEAFAMAHPTPAADVYSLAATLYDLLAGKPPRPVPWPIESFDHLGEVLRSPVPHVPGVPQDLHDALVRALEHDIAYRTPSAAQLRRELEAGAGVPATWTPQQSPATPPPVTPPPGVPRQPFQPPHSGPPHSGPPHFRPAEPPQPYQPPQFQPRPTRKPWPLVIGVAVLATAVALGTWWWAARESDRTSPGASGTGTTNPSEGKRLPPPQLAECETGYCVAEPTCYRGIVSIGGQPASARRVGNCSEEHYWEAFAGGWLNGPVPDLDSDELARQPQIAEVCTAEVMKANTRPNVDTSGWQFTAVGFTDGEESYFHCLASPAEGGETATSAFGSE, encoded by the coding sequence GTGCAGCTGCCGGGACTCACCGACCTCACCCCGTTGGGTCAGGGCGGGTTCGCCACCGTGTACCGCGCCCGCCAGGTCCAGCTGAACCGCGAGGTCGCGGTGAAGATCGACAACCGGGTGCTCCAGACCGAGCGGGACCGGCGGCGGTTCCTGCGGGAGGCGCACGCGGCGGCCCGGTTGTCCGGTCACCCGCACGTGGTGGGCGTGCACGACGCGAACTTCACCCCCCAGGGCACGCCCTACCTGGTCATGGAGCTGTGCTCGGGCGGGTCGCTGGCCGATCTGATCCGCCGGGACGGGCCGTTGCCCGCGGACCGGGTGCGGCAGCTCGGGGTGCAGCTCGCGGACGCGCTGGCCGCCGCGCACGCGGAGGGCGTGCTGCACCGCGACATCAAGCCCGGCAACATCCTGCTCGACCGGTACGGCACGGCGAAGCTCGCCGACTTCGGTCTCGCGGCCCTGCTCGACGCCGAGGGGTCCAGCACCGTCACCCGGGACTCGCTGAGCCCCAGCTACGCGCCGCCCGAGGCGTTCGCGATGGCCCACCCGACGCCCGCCGCCGACGTGTACTCGCTGGCCGCGACCCTGTACGACCTGCTCGCGGGCAAGCCGCCGCGCCCCGTGCCGTGGCCCATCGAGTCGTTCGACCACCTGGGCGAGGTGCTGCGGTCACCGGTGCCGCACGTACCGGGCGTGCCCCAGGACCTGCACGACGCGCTCGTGCGCGCCCTGGAGCACGACATCGCCTACCGGACGCCCAGCGCGGCCCAGCTGCGCCGGGAGCTGGAGGCGGGCGCCGGGGTCCCGGCGACCTGGACACCGCAGCAGTCCCCTGCGACGCCTCCGCCGGTGACGCCCCCGCCAGGGGTGCCGCGGCAGCCGTTCCAGCCGCCGCACTCCGGACCACCGCACTCCGGGCCGCCGCACTTCCGGCCCGCCGAGCCACCGCAGCCCTACCAGCCCCCGCAGTTCCAGCCGCGACCCACGCGCAAGCCGTGGCCGCTGGTCATCGGGGTCGCGGTGCTGGCCACGGCCGTCGCGCTCGGCACGTGGTGGTGGGCGGCACGGGAGTCGGACCGCACCTCGCCCGGCGCGAGCGGGACGGGCACCACGAACCCGTCGGAGGGCAAGCGCCTGCCCCCGCCGCAGCTGGCGGAGTGCGAGACGGGGTACTGCGTCGCCGAGCCCACCTGCTACCGCGGCATCGTGTCGATCGGCGGGCAGCCGGCGTCGGCCCGGCGGGTCGGCAACTGCTCGGAGGAGCACTACTGGGAGGCGTTCGCCGGCGGCTGGCTGAACGGCCCCGTCCCGGACCTGGACTCCGACGAGCTGGCCAGGCAGCCGCAGATCGCCGAGGTCTGCACGGCCGAGGTGATGAAGGCCAACACGCGCCCCAACGTGGACACGTCCGGCTGGCAGTTCACCGCGGTCGGGTTCACGGACGGCGAGGAGTCCTACTTCCACTGCCTGGCGAGCCCGGCGGAAGGCGGCGAGACGGCGACCAGCGCTTTCGGCTCCGAGTAG
- a CDS encoding ABC transporter permease, with protein MLAYARLALAGFRRYSTYRQAMFAGLATNVVFGLLRMAVLVAAVSQGPIAGYDVAATATYVWLGQGIMAFVVLWGDKALAERVRSGDVVVDLYRPWHLQAALFAEDVGRAGFALLVRFVPPVLFGALLFPFHWPRPAAFPLFAVSLLLALAVSFGMRFLLNTAAFWLLDSRGLLGLYTLATWLLCGLSVPLAFFPGWARTALAFTPFPSMLQSPVDVFLEHGAAWTTLAHQAGWAVLVLAAGHLALRRAVRKVVVQGG; from the coding sequence GTGCTCGCCTACGCGCGTCTCGCGCTGGCCGGTTTCCGCAGGTACTCCACCTATCGACAGGCGATGTTCGCCGGGCTGGCGACGAACGTCGTCTTCGGGCTGCTCAGGATGGCCGTGCTCGTCGCGGCCGTCTCGCAGGGCCCCATCGCCGGGTACGACGTCGCCGCCACCGCCACCTACGTGTGGCTCGGGCAGGGCATCATGGCCTTCGTCGTGCTCTGGGGCGACAAGGCGCTCGCCGAGCGCGTCCGCTCCGGCGACGTGGTCGTCGACCTCTACCGCCCCTGGCACCTCCAGGCGGCGCTGTTCGCCGAGGACGTCGGCCGCGCGGGGTTCGCGCTGCTCGTGCGGTTCGTCCCACCGGTCCTCTTCGGGGCGCTCCTCTTCCCCTTCCACTGGCCGCGGCCGGCGGCGTTCCCGCTGTTCGCGGTCAGCCTGCTGCTCGCGCTCGCGGTGAGCTTCGGGATGCGCTTCCTGCTCAACACCGCCGCGTTCTGGCTGCTGGACAGCCGCGGCCTGCTCGGCCTGTACACGCTGGCCACGTGGCTGCTGTGCGGCCTCTCGGTGCCGCTGGCCTTCTTCCCCGGCTGGGCGCGGACCGCGCTGGCGTTCACCCCGTTCCCGTCGATGCTCCAGTCCCCCGTCGACGTGTTCCTCGAACACGGCGCGGCGTGGACGACCCTCGCCCACCAGGCGGGCTGGGCCGTGCTGGTGCTCGCGGCCGGCCACCTCGCGCTGCGGCGCGCGGTGCGCAAGGTGGTGGTCCAGGGTGGCTGA